The following are encoded together in the Glycine max cultivar Williams 82 chromosome 8, Glycine_max_v4.0, whole genome shotgun sequence genome:
- the LOC100778750 gene encoding beta-amyrin 28-monooxygenase isoform X1 — protein MEVTNLVVLPAVSAFFVLSLHFITKADRLRKHPNLNLPPGRLGCPIVGETLEFLRTMNEGNVLRFIQERVEKYDARVFKTSMFGDPVVVFCGPAGNKFLFSNENKNVQVWWPSSVRKLLRLSLVNKVGDEAKMVRRLLMSFLNAETLRNYLPKMDSIAQRHIDTYWEGKEQVLVYPIVQLYTFELACCLFLSIEDSDHISKLSLKFDEFLKGIIGLPLNIPGTRFHRAMKAADVIRNEIEMILKKRKVDLEEKRASPTQDLLSHMLVTSDPNGRFMTEMEIIDNILLLLFAGHDSSRSVLSLVMKYLGQLPQVYEHVLKEQLEISQGKEAGQLLQWEDVQKMKYSWNVASEVMRLSPPVSGAYREAIKDFTYGDYNIPKGWKLHWNTGSSHEDPALFSNPETFDASRFEGAGPTPFSYVPFGGGPRMCLGQEFARLEILVFMHNIVKRFKWDLVIPDEKFKYDPLLEPVKGLAIRLHPSHF, from the exons ATGGAGGTGACCAACCTTGTAGTCTTGCCAGCAGTTTCGGCATTCTTTGTCCTTTCTCTACATTTCATCACTAAAGCTGACAGACTCAGGAAACATCCAAACCTCAATCTTCCTCCTGGAAGATTAGGATGTCCTATTGTTGGAGAAACCCTCGAGTTTCTGCGTACAATGAATGAGGGCAACGTGTTAAGGTTCATACAAGAGAGAGTGGAGAAATATGACGCCAGGGtgttcaagacttcaatgtttgGAGATCCTGTTGTTGTGTTTTGCGGGCCAGCTGGGAACAAGTTCCTATTTAGCAATGAGAACAAGAATGTTCAAGTGTGGTGGCCTAGCTCGGTAAGGAAGTTGTTAAGGTTGTCTCTGGTTAATAAGGTTGGTGATGAGGCTAAGATGGTGAGAAGGTTGCTCATGAGCTTTCTTAATGCAGAAACACTCAGAAACTACTTGCCAAAAATGGATAGCATTGCTCAGCGCCATATAGACACCTATTGGGAAG GAAAAGAGCAGGTGCTTGTCTATCCCATAGTACAGCTATACACGTTTGAATTGGCTTGTTGCTTATTTTTAAGCATTGAAGACTCTGACCATATATCAAAGCTTTCCttaaaatttgatgaatttctgAAAGGGATCATTGGCTTGCCCCTCAACATTCCTGGAACAAGGTTTCATCGTGCAATGAAAGCTGCAGACGTAATAAGgaatgaaattgaaatgattttaaagaaaaggaaagtggATTTGGAGGAGAAGAGGGCATCACCTACTCAAGACCTTCTATCACACATGCTTGTTACATCTGACCCCAATGGAAGGTTTATGACCGAAATGGAGATTATTGATAACATACTTCTTCTACTCTTTGCTGGCCACGATAGTTCTAGATCAGTGTTATCATTGGTCATGAAGTATCTTGGACAGTTACCTCAAGTTTATGAACATGTCTTGAAAG AACAACTTGAAATTAGTCAAGGGAAAGAGGCTGGGCAGTTGTTGCAATGGGAAGATGTTCAGAAAATGAAATACTCTTGGAATGTTGCATCTGAAGTCATGAGGCTGTCCCCACCTGTGAGTGGTGCTTACAGAGAAGCTATAAAGGATTTCACCTATGGTGACTATAACATCCCTAAAGGGTGGAAG CTGCATTGGAACACCGGTTCATCACACGAGGATCCAGCACTCTTCTCAAATCCCGAAACTTTTGATGCTTCAAGGTTTGAAGGGGCAGGGCCTACACCATTTTCATATGTTCCATTTGGAGGTGGCCCCCGAATGTGTTTGGGGCAAGAGTTTGCTAGACTAGAGATACTTGTGTTCATGCATAATATCGTGAAACGGTTCAAGTGGGATTTGGTGATTCCTGATGAGAAGTTTAAGTATGATCCCTTGTTAGAACCAGTAAAAGGGCTTGCAATTCGACTTCATCCTTCCCATTTCTAG
- the LOC100778750 gene encoding beta-amyrin 28-monooxygenase isoform X2 has protein sequence MEVTNLVVLPAVSAFFVLSLHFITKADRLRKHPNLNLPPGRLGCPIVGETLEFLRTMNEGNVLRFIQERVEKYDARVFKTSMFGDPVVVFCGPAGNKFLFSNENKNVQVWWPSSVRKLLRLSLVNKVGDEAKMVRRLLMSFLNAETLRNYLPKMDSIAQRHIDTYWEGIIGLPLNIPGTRFHRAMKAADVIRNEIEMILKKRKVDLEEKRASPTQDLLSHMLVTSDPNGRFMTEMEIIDNILLLLFAGHDSSRSVLSLVMKYLGQLPQVYEHVLKEQLEISQGKEAGQLLQWEDVQKMKYSWNVASEVMRLSPPVSGAYREAIKDFTYGDYNIPKGWKLHWNTGSSHEDPALFSNPETFDASRFEGAGPTPFSYVPFGGGPRMCLGQEFARLEILVFMHNIVKRFKWDLVIPDEKFKYDPLLEPVKGLAIRLHPSHF, from the exons ATGGAGGTGACCAACCTTGTAGTCTTGCCAGCAGTTTCGGCATTCTTTGTCCTTTCTCTACATTTCATCACTAAAGCTGACAGACTCAGGAAACATCCAAACCTCAATCTTCCTCCTGGAAGATTAGGATGTCCTATTGTTGGAGAAACCCTCGAGTTTCTGCGTACAATGAATGAGGGCAACGTGTTAAGGTTCATACAAGAGAGAGTGGAGAAATATGACGCCAGGGtgttcaagacttcaatgtttgGAGATCCTGTTGTTGTGTTTTGCGGGCCAGCTGGGAACAAGTTCCTATTTAGCAATGAGAACAAGAATGTTCAAGTGTGGTGGCCTAGCTCGGTAAGGAAGTTGTTAAGGTTGTCTCTGGTTAATAAGGTTGGTGATGAGGCTAAGATGGTGAGAAGGTTGCTCATGAGCTTTCTTAATGCAGAAACACTCAGAAACTACTTGCCAAAAATGGATAGCATTGCTCAGCGCCATATAGACACCTATTGGGAAG GGATCATTGGCTTGCCCCTCAACATTCCTGGAACAAGGTTTCATCGTGCAATGAAAGCTGCAGACGTAATAAGgaatgaaattgaaatgattttaaagaaaaggaaagtggATTTGGAGGAGAAGAGGGCATCACCTACTCAAGACCTTCTATCACACATGCTTGTTACATCTGACCCCAATGGAAGGTTTATGACCGAAATGGAGATTATTGATAACATACTTCTTCTACTCTTTGCTGGCCACGATAGTTCTAGATCAGTGTTATCATTGGTCATGAAGTATCTTGGACAGTTACCTCAAGTTTATGAACATGTCTTGAAAG AACAACTTGAAATTAGTCAAGGGAAAGAGGCTGGGCAGTTGTTGCAATGGGAAGATGTTCAGAAAATGAAATACTCTTGGAATGTTGCATCTGAAGTCATGAGGCTGTCCCCACCTGTGAGTGGTGCTTACAGAGAAGCTATAAAGGATTTCACCTATGGTGACTATAACATCCCTAAAGGGTGGAAG CTGCATTGGAACACCGGTTCATCACACGAGGATCCAGCACTCTTCTCAAATCCCGAAACTTTTGATGCTTCAAGGTTTGAAGGGGCAGGGCCTACACCATTTTCATATGTTCCATTTGGAGGTGGCCCCCGAATGTGTTTGGGGCAAGAGTTTGCTAGACTAGAGATACTTGTGTTCATGCATAATATCGTGAAACGGTTCAAGTGGGATTTGGTGATTCCTGATGAGAAGTTTAAGTATGATCCCTTGTTAGAACCAGTAAAAGGGCTTGCAATTCGACTTCATCCTTCCCATTTCTAG
- the LOC100808690 gene encoding beta-amyrin 28-monooxygenase has protein sequence MEVTNLVVLPAVLAFFVLCLYFITKVVRLGKHPNLNLPPGRLGWPIVGETFDFMRTMNEGNVLRFIQERVEKYDARVFKTSMFGDPVVVFCGPAGNKFLFSNENKNVQVWWPSSVRKLLRLSLVNKVGDEAKMVRRLLMSFLNAETLRNYLPKMDSIAQRHIDTYWEGKEQVFVYPIVQLYTFELACCLFLSIEDSDHISKLSLKFDEFLKGMIGFPLNIPGTRFHRAMKAADAIRKEIRMILKKRKVDLEEKRASATQDLLSHMLVTSDPSGRFTTEMEIIDNILLLLFAGHDTSRSVLSLVMKYLGQLPHVFEHVLKEQLEISQGKEAGQLLQLEDVQKMKYSWNVASEVMRLSPPVSGAYREAKEDFTYADYNIPKGWKLHWNTGSSHKDPALFSNPETFDASRFEGAGPTPFSYVPFGGGPRMCLGQEFARLEILVFMHNIVKRFKWDLVIPDEKFKYDPMLEPVEGLAIRLHPSHF, from the exons ATGGAGGTGACCAACCTTGTAGTCTTGCCAGCAGTTTTGGCATTCTTTGTCCTTTGTCTATATTTCATCACTAAAGTTGTTAGACTCGGGAAACATCCAAACCTTAATCTTCCTCCTGGAAGATTAGGATGGCCTATTGTTGGAGAAACCTTTGACTTTATGCGTACAATGAATGAGGGAAACGTGTTAAGGTTCATACAAGAGAGAGTGGAGAAATATGACGCCAGGGtgttcaagacttcaatgtttgGAGATCCTGTTGTTGTGTTTTGCGGGCCAGCTGGGAACAAGTTCCTATTTAGCAATGAGAACAAGAATGTTCAAGTGTGGTGGCCTAGTTCGGTAAGGAAGTTGTTAAGGTTGTCTCTGGTTAATAAGGTTGGTGACGAGGCAAAGATGGTGAGAAGATTGCTCATGAGCTTTCTTAATGCAGAAACACTCAGAAACTACTTGCCAAAAATGGATAGCATTGCTCAGCGCCATATAGACACCTATTGGGAAG GAAAGGAGCAGGTGTTTGTCTATCCCATAGTACAGCTATACACGTTTGAATTGGCTTGTTGCTTATTTTTAAGCATTGAAGACTCTGACCATATATCAAAGCTTTCCttaaaatttgatgaatttctgAAAGGGATGATTGGCTTCCCCCTTAACATTCCTGGAACAAGGTTTCATCGGGCAATGAAAGCTGCAGATGCAATAAGGAAAGAAATTAGAATGATtctaaagaaaaggaaagtggATTTGGAGGAgaagagggcatcagctactcAGGACCTTCTATCACACATGCTTGTCACATCTGACCCCAGTGGAAGGTTTACGACTGAAATGGAGATTATTGATAACATACTTCTTCTACTTTTTGCCGGTCACGATACTTCTAGATCAGTGTTATCATTGGTCATGAAGTATCTTGGACAATTGCCTCATGTTTTTGAACATGTCTTGAAAG AACAACTTGAAATTAGTCAAGGGAAAGAGGCAGGGCAGTTGTTGCAATTGGAAGATGTTCAGAAAATGAAATACTCTTGGAATGTTGCATCTGAAGTCATGAGGCTATCCCCACCTGTGAGTGGTGCTTACAGAGAAGCTAAAGAGGATTTCACCTATGCTGATTATAACATCCCTAAAGGGTGGAAG CTGCATTGGAACACCGGTTCATCACACAAGGATCCAGCACTCTTCTCGAATCCCGAAACTTTTGATGCTTCAAGGTTTGAAGGAGCAGGGCCTACACCATTTTCATATGTTCCATTTGGTGGTGGCCCCCGAATGTGTTTGGGTCAAGAGTTTGCTAGACTAGAGATACTTGTGTTCATGCATAATATCGTGAAACGGTTCAAGTGGGATTTGGTGATTCCTGATGAGAAGTTTAAGTATGACCCCATGCTAGAACCAGTAGAAGGACTTGCAATTCGACTCCATCCTTCCCATTTCTAG
- the LOC100776799 gene encoding uncharacterized protein, with translation MGSSCGCGVTLVLVFCLWGVLISLSSAARLSASRQKLEVTKHLNRLNKPPVKTIQSPDGDTIDCVPVSKQPAFDHPFLKDHKIQTRPTFHPDGLFEENKLSEKPKAKAHTPITQLWHTNGRCPEDTIPVRRTKEEDVLRASSVKRYGRKKHRAIPKPRSAEPDLINQSGHQHAIAYVEGDKYYGAKATINVWEPKIQQTNEFSLSQLWILGGSFGQDLNSIEAGWQVSPDLYGDNNTRLFTYWTSDAYQATGCYNLLCSGFIQVNSEIAMGATISPVSGYRNSQFDISILIWKDPKEGHWWMQFGNDYVLGYWPSFLFSYLADSASMIEWGGEVVNSEPDGQHTSTQMGSGHFPEEGFGKASYFRNIQVVDSSNNLKAPKGIGTFTEQSNCYDVQTGSNGDWGHYFYYGGPGKNPNCQ, from the exons ATGGGTTCTAGTTGTGGTTGTGGTGTAACTCTTGTTCTTGTTTTCTGCTTATGGGGTGTGTTGATCTCCCTCTCTTCTGCTGCTAGGCTCAGTGCTTCAAGGCAGAAGCTTGAGGTTACTAAGCATTTGAATCGCCTGAACAAGCCTCCTGTTAAGACCATTcag AGTCCAGATGGGGATACAATAGACTGTGTACCTGTTTCGAAGCAGCCTGCATTTGACCATCCTTTCCTCAAAGATCACAAGATTCAG ACAAGACCTACTTTCCACCCTGATGGGCTTTTTGAAGAGAACAAGTTATCTGAAAAGCCTAAAGCAAAAGCACATACCCCCATCACTCAGCTGTGGCATACAAATGGTAGATGCCCTGAGGACACAATACCTGTCAGGAGAACCAAGGAGGAGGATGTTCTGAGAGCAAGTTCAGTGAAACGGTATGGTAGGAAGAAGCACAGAGCAATCCCTAAGCCTAGGTCTGCAGAACCTGATCTAATTAACCAAAGTGGTCATCAG CATGCAATAGCATATGTTGAAGGAGACAAGTATTATGGAGCAAAAGCCACTATAAATGTGTGGGAACCCAAGATTCAGCAGACTAATGAGTTCAGCTTGTCTCAGCTTTGGATATTAGGAGGCTCATTTGGTCAAGATCTTAACAGCATCGAAGCTGGCTGGCAG GTTAGCCCGGATTTATACGGTGATAACAACACACGGCTATTCACCTACTGGACG AGTGATGCATATCAAGCTACTGGCTGCTACAATCTTCTTTGCTCGGGATTTATTCAGGTCAACAGTGAAATAGCAATGGGTGCAACCATTTCCCCAGTTTCTGGATACCGAAACTCTCAGTTCGATATCAGTATCCTTATCTGGAAG GATCCAAAAGAGGGACACTGGTGGATGCAATTTGGGAATGACTATGTATTGGGGTATTGGCCTTCTTTCCTGTTCTCATATTTGGCTGACAGTGCTTCCATGATTGAGTGGGGAGGTGAAGTTGTTAACTCTGAGCCTGATGGTCAGCACACATCAACTCAAATGGGAAGTGGTCATTTCCCTGAAGAGGGTTTTGGCAAAGCAAGCTACTTCAGGAACATTCAAGTGGTTGATAGCTCCAATAATCTCAAGGCTCCCAAAGGCATTGGCACCTTCACTGAGCAATCAAATTGTTATGATGTCCAAACAGGCAGTAATGGGGATTGGGGCCATTACTTTTACTATGGAGGCCCTGGTAAAAATCCCAATTGTCAATGA